In one window of Fictibacillus phosphorivorans DNA:
- a CDS encoding ABC transporter permease, with the protein MEYISIFFQYVGQYLKTRLTYRADMIVEIFSDLLFQAVNLVFILVVFGHTNLLAGWSKDEMIFIYGFFLVPFSIFASFFNIWDFTDRYIVKGEMDRILTRPVHSLFQIVLERMELESLFGVVTGLVVMFYAGDKLGLEISWYDPFIFILLVIGGALVYAGIFIALATIGFWSDSRTDIMPMMYNIGNYGRYPVDIYNKVIKYVLTWILPFAFVGVYPSSYFLKREEWYTYAFLTPVVGLVFFLIAVTLWNVGVTKYRGAGN; encoded by the coding sequence ATGGAGTATATTTCAATCTTTTTTCAATACGTTGGACAATATTTAAAAACAAGACTTACGTATCGTGCCGATATGATAGTCGAAATCTTTTCAGATCTATTATTTCAAGCAGTAAATTTAGTTTTTATCCTCGTCGTATTCGGCCATACAAACCTACTTGCCGGATGGAGTAAGGATGAGATGATCTTTATTTACGGATTCTTCTTAGTTCCATTCTCGATCTTTGCTTCTTTCTTTAATATTTGGGATTTTACAGACAGATATATTGTAAAAGGCGAGATGGATCGTATCTTAACAAGACCGGTCCATAGTCTTTTTCAAATTGTACTCGAAAGAATGGAGTTAGAATCACTTTTTGGTGTAGTAACAGGATTAGTTGTTATGTTCTATGCAGGTGATAAACTTGGGCTTGAGATCAGTTGGTACGATCCGTTTATCTTCATTCTATTAGTAATAGGTGGAGCACTCGTCTATGCAGGTATCTTTATTGCGCTTGCAACGATTGGATTCTGGTCAGATTCCCGAACAGATATTATGCCGATGATGTACAACATCGGAAACTATGGAAGATATCCGGTTGATATTTATAACAAAGTGATCAAGTATGTGTTAACGTGGATCCTTCCATTCGCGTTTGTCGGTGTATATCCGTCTTCCTATTTTTTAAAACGGGAAGAGTGGTATACGTATGCGTTCTTAACACCAGTTGTTGGACTCGTGTTTTTCTTAATCGCTGTAACGTTATGGAACGTTGGGGTGACGAAGTATAGAGGTGCTGGTAACTAA
- a CDS encoding ABC transporter permease, giving the protein MLSKVPLFFTGLFLLLFIVSASIVFPLVLSEPEINPFRYSVALKKLEIPPYSPSKENWFGTDRYGKDLFYNLIDGAKYTILFACIITIGRIFVSFILGLFFKRLFKSSWFSDLIQSFQYVPQSLIVLLTLSPFLFYELRNEPMFTTSETLFVQLLVLIAVGVLQLGKIIAETTELLSRTEYVNCSKLMGASYFQITTKHILPHLWPRLIVIAGRQFAHVLTLMLHLAIYQLFIGGVQITSGQEHDQFINYATVSNEWTGLISAYHKELMLEPFIVLVPVTAFALLVLCINMMTKDLEHHVNKRSLFK; this is encoded by the coding sequence ATGCTGAGTAAAGTACCTCTTTTCTTTACAGGTCTCTTCTTACTGCTGTTCATTGTATCTGCAAGTATTGTCTTTCCATTAGTCCTTTCTGAACCTGAAATAAACCCATTTAGATACTCTGTTGCATTAAAAAAGTTAGAGATTCCGCCTTATAGTCCTTCTAAAGAGAATTGGTTTGGCACAGATCGTTATGGAAAAGATTTATTTTATAACTTAATTGACGGTGCTAAATATACGATTCTTTTTGCCTGTATCATAACGATAGGACGAATCTTTGTTTCTTTTATCTTGGGATTGTTTTTTAAACGCTTGTTTAAAAGCAGCTGGTTTAGCGATCTGATACAAAGCTTTCAATACGTTCCACAATCCCTTATTGTACTGCTTACTTTGTCACCTTTTCTTTTTTACGAATTAAGAAACGAGCCTATGTTTACAACTTCAGAGACATTATTTGTTCAGTTGCTTGTTCTTATCGCAGTTGGTGTTCTGCAACTTGGGAAAATAATCGCTGAGACGACTGAACTGCTATCTAGAACGGAATATGTTAATTGTTCCAAACTCATGGGTGCTTCTTACTTTCAAATCACAACAAAACATATTCTCCCCCATTTATGGCCACGACTGATTGTTATAGCAGGCCGCCAATTTGCACATGTTCTTACATTGATGCTTCATTTAGCAATCTATCAGCTTTTTATTGGAGGTGTGCAAATCACTTCCGGTCAAGAACATGACCAATTCATCAATTATGCAACAGTCTCTAATGAATGGACTGGACTGATTTCCGCCTATCACAAGGAACTCATGCTTGAACCTTTTATCGTTTTGGTTCCTGTAACCGCCTTCGCGCTTCTTGTGCTTTGCATTAACATGATGACGAAAGATCTTGAACATCATGTTAACAAACGATCTTTGTTTAAATGA
- a CDS encoding ABC transporter permease subunit, which produces MKKLVVLMKHYLLLSIGVILLSATPSLFAGEDTLKFSLFRYGQTVIETIVQLTRPHSLTLYTQTQTLAFPKMPVNRSVVFLDQITERALFPEIWGIVIYTVGLILASFIIAITMALALGWMTELLPSFLKQVLLKYCSLLESLPDLFFVFFIQLFVVWIYKQTGWLAANPFTSSKEPALLIPLVTLSIVPGIYLFKILLLLSETEMNKDYITFARSKGISKSVIISKHLLSNTISELSVHFPIVMLLLFSQMVVLEYLFKMNGVIKILLSEQPYETKAMLLLLIVIPLFAAVKSVQYVIIKRRYIHAE; this is translated from the coding sequence ATGAAAAAATTAGTAGTATTAATGAAACATTATCTATTGCTTTCCATAGGTGTTATATTACTCTCAGCAACACCTTCACTATTTGCTGGAGAGGACACGTTGAAATTCAGCCTGTTTCGTTATGGACAGACTGTTATCGAAACCATAGTCCAACTAACTAGACCACATTCATTAACTCTATACACACAAACTCAAACACTCGCCTTTCCTAAAATGCCCGTAAACCGCTCTGTCGTGTTTCTCGATCAAATAACGGAAAGAGCTCTATTTCCAGAGATTTGGGGTATTGTCATCTATACTGTCGGTCTCATCTTAGCTAGTTTTATAATTGCTATCACTATGGCTTTAGCACTTGGTTGGATGACGGAACTTCTTCCTTCATTCTTAAAGCAAGTACTTTTAAAATACTGCAGTCTTCTAGAATCATTACCAGATTTGTTCTTTGTTTTTTTCATACAGTTATTCGTTGTGTGGATTTATAAACAAACTGGGTGGCTTGCCGCAAATCCTTTTACATCCAGCAAAGAACCTGCACTTTTGATCCCACTTGTAACACTCAGTATTGTACCTGGTATCTATTTGTTTAAAATACTGTTATTACTTTCAGAGACAGAGATGAATAAGGATTATATCACCTTTGCTCGTTCAAAAGGGATCAGTAAATCTGTTATTATATCTAAGCATCTTTTAAGCAATACCATCTCTGAACTGAGTGTTCACTTTCCGATCGTGATGCTTCTATTATTCAGTCAGATGGTCGTCTTAGAATACCTTTTTAAAATGAACGGTGTTATTAAAATTCTTTTAAGTGAACAGCCTTATGAAACGAAAGCCATGCTTTTACTGCTCATTGTCATTCCATTATTTGCAGCAGTTAAAAGTGTTCAATACGTGATAATTAAGAGGAGGTATATTCATGCTGAGTAA
- a CDS encoding ArsR/SmtB family transcription factor — protein sequence MALVSVDFSPFNEMIMSLHVIQNPAHHPYRLAWAEKAKNKLPHDLLLLIKEWGPLSYDWMYFVNIRNEFQFNESTVEEAIERIALIPDLTFSYLLLGEKYGSDSLLKWKNSPASAPLHSIERDILLHAAHWKRKFCDFFYEYNRYLFAEELFRITPWIARASDNFKKELSDSEIESLNSIHPDVSVSSDSIKIKKNDVYTFSFEEFPRLIIQPSTFATPHVMLCCNQDRVSIALHVAVPDSEKNHEPPEDLMTLLKALSEPTRLKILQDLLHHPYSTKQLAYKYHLTEATVSNHLKQLLLCGLAETQRKGYYVFYTGKRERLESLRTDVAQFMQQPVLDEYIFTADLT from the coding sequence ATGGCACTAGTTTCAGTTGACTTTTCGCCTTTTAATGAAATGATAATGAGCCTCCACGTTATTCAGAATCCTGCTCACCACCCATATCGACTTGCATGGGCTGAAAAAGCAAAAAACAAATTACCACATGATCTTTTACTTTTAATTAAAGAATGGGGTCCGCTTTCTTATGACTGGATGTATTTCGTTAACATTCGAAACGAATTTCAATTTAATGAATCTACCGTTGAAGAGGCCATTGAACGTATAGCACTCATACCAGACTTAACGTTTTCCTATCTCTTGCTAGGTGAGAAATATGGAAGTGACTCTTTGCTAAAGTGGAAAAACAGTCCTGCATCAGCACCCCTTCACTCAATTGAACGAGACATTCTTTTACATGCTGCGCACTGGAAAAGGAAGTTTTGTGATTTCTTTTATGAATACAATCGTTACTTGTTTGCAGAAGAGCTTTTCAGAATTACGCCTTGGATTGCAAGAGCTTCAGACAATTTTAAGAAAGAACTGAGTGACTCGGAAATTGAAAGTTTAAACAGCATACATCCTGATGTTTCAGTAAGTTCTGATTCAATAAAAATTAAAAAGAATGATGTTTACACGTTTTCTTTTGAAGAGTTTCCTAGACTCATAATTCAGCCATCTACATTCGCTACACCACACGTCATGCTTTGCTGCAACCAAGACCGTGTTAGCATCGCACTCCATGTTGCTGTACCCGATTCAGAAAAAAACCATGAACCACCTGAGGATTTAATGACATTATTAAAGGCACTAAGTGAACCAACAAGACTTAAAATTCTGCAAGACTTGCTTCACCATCCTTACAGCACGAAACAACTCGCTTATAAATACCATCTCACTGAAGCTACTGTATCCAATCATTTAAAGCAGTTGCTTTTATGCGGTTTAGCCGAAACGCAAAGAAAAGGTTATTACGTTTTTTACACCGGTAAGCGAGAGAGACTGGAATCACTTCGTACAGATGTCGCTCAATTTATGCAGCAGCCAGTTTTAGACGAGTACATTTTCACGGCTGACTTAACGTGA
- a CDS encoding NADPH-dependent FMN reductase, with product MKIMVIAGSPTAESRTRGIAQFAAESLNQMNVEVLYFDVGMDKLPLFTGDATTAQNETVKKLAEYAEQADGFFVTSPEYHSGISGALKNALDFLGGKHFKNKPSAIAVAAGGGKGGMNALTNLRTVLRGVYSLVLPDQFVADPVNFDEGNVLVDELAQTRVRELTLQLKELTEAISVNQVK from the coding sequence ATGAAAATCATGGTTATCGCAGGAAGTCCGACAGCAGAATCAAGAACAAGAGGAATTGCACAGTTCGCTGCTGAATCGTTGAATCAGATGAATGTGGAAGTATTATATTTTGATGTAGGAATGGATAAATTGCCTCTATTTACAGGAGATGCTACAACAGCTCAAAATGAAACGGTAAAAAAATTAGCTGAGTATGCAGAACAAGCAGATGGATTCTTTGTAACGAGCCCAGAGTATCATAGCGGAATAAGTGGAGCTCTAAAAAATGCGCTTGATTTCTTAGGAGGAAAACATTTTAAGAATAAACCATCAGCGATTGCTGTTGCTGCAGGAGGCGGTAAAGGCGGCATGAACGCATTGACCAACCTTCGCACCGTGCTTCGTGGCGTCTATAGCTTAGTACTGCCAGATCAATTTGTTGCAGATCCGGTTAATTTTGATGAAGGTAACGTACTCGTTGATGAATTGGCACAAACGCGTGTGCGTGAATTAACACTTCAATTAAAAGAGTTAACAGAAGCGATCTCAGTAAACCAAGTAAAATAA
- a CDS encoding ion channel, whose translation MENAILIILLLTTAGLIIRSIWMLFKHPGIKEHLMPASHLLILFIVYGTIISGFGLIYALISLMGYPVIKLELNQSDFFSFIEACIYFSSTTILSVGYGDIVPVGAGRWIAALQALIGYLLPIAFVLSSVVYHNRTAK comes from the coding sequence ATGGAAAATGCTATATTAATAATCTTACTCCTAACAACTGCTGGTCTCATCATCAGGAGTATATGGATGCTCTTTAAACATCCTGGAATTAAGGAACATCTCATGCCAGCGAGCCATCTGCTGATTTTGTTCATCGTGTACGGAACAATCATTTCAGGATTTGGGCTTATTTATGCACTTATCTCTCTAATGGGCTATCCCGTTATAAAACTAGAATTGAATCAGAGTGACTTTTTCTCTTTTATAGAAGCATGCATCTATTTCAGCAGCACGACGATTTTGTCAGTTGGATACGGAGACATCGTACCTGTTGGAGCGGGAAGGTGGATTGCCGCGCTTCAAGCACTCATCGGGTACTTGCTGCCGATTGCTTTCGTATTATCTTCAGTTGTTTACCACAACAGAACAGCAAAATAG
- the bcp gene encoding thioredoxin-dependent thiol peroxidase — translation MTIETGSKAPDFKLPASNGEEVALTDFKGKNVVLYFYPKDMTPGCTTQACDFRDRHEDFKKQNTVILGVSPDPLARHDKFIEKHGLPFILLADEEHKVAELYDVWKLKKNFGKEYMGIERSTFIIDGEGNIAKEYRKVKVKDHVEEALKFIEENLS, via the coding sequence ATGACGATAGAAACAGGAAGTAAAGCTCCAGACTTTAAATTACCGGCAAGTAATGGAGAAGAAGTGGCATTAACAGATTTTAAAGGGAAAAATGTGGTCCTCTACTTTTATCCAAAAGATATGACGCCAGGATGTACAACGCAAGCATGTGATTTTAGAGATCGTCATGAAGATTTTAAGAAACAGAATACGGTTATTCTTGGGGTGAGTCCTGATCCATTAGCTAGACATGACAAATTTATCGAGAAGCATGGTCTGCCGTTCATCCTTTTAGCGGATGAGGAGCATAAAGTTGCTGAACTTTACGATGTGTGGAAACTGAAAAAAAACTTTGGCAAGGAATACATGGGAATCGAACGCTCCACATTTATTATTGATGGAGAAGGAAACATCGCGAAAGAATATCGAAAAGTGAAAGTGAAAGATCACGTAGAAGAAGCATTGAAATTTATAGAAGAAAATCTGTCATAG
- a CDS encoding H-type small acid-soluble spore protein, with amino-acid sequence MNVSRAQQIIESEKEIVVLYNGTPVWLQSVDENNQTARAYTREQPDHELDIPVNELQES; translated from the coding sequence ATGAACGTATCACGTGCTCAACAGATCATTGAGTCTGAAAAAGAGATCGTAGTGCTTTATAACGGAACCCCTGTATGGCTTCAATCTGTTGATGAAAACAATCAAACCGCTAGAGCTTACACAAGAGAACAGCCGGATCACGAATTGGACATACCGGTTAACGAACTTCAGGAAAGTTAA
- a CDS encoding aminopeptidase — protein MRDERLTTLARTLLTHSLKVEKGQKVLITSFLAGKPLVKELVQETYKLGAFPYVQLADEEISRALMMGSTREHSEAQLKWDLTRIEDIDAYISIQCKNNDAEFSEVPSEIFQMKAEINKPVQNMIINDRQWVLLNYPTTGLAQMAKMSLEKFTDFVLDVCNVDYKAMAEAQKPLHALMERTDKVRITSPGTDLTFSIKGIPAVMCAGENNIPDGEVFTAPVKDSVNGTITYNTPCPYHGTTFNNVKLTFKDGKIVEATSDNTEKLNEIFNTDEGARYVGEFAIGVNPLIQHPMGDILFDEKIGGSIHFTPGRAYQDAYNGNESGIHWDMVLIQRPEYGGGEIYFDDVLIRKDGLFVLPELQGLNPENLK, from the coding sequence ATGAGAGACGAACGATTAACGACGTTGGCAAGAACATTGTTAACACATTCATTAAAGGTTGAAAAAGGGCAAAAAGTACTTATAACTTCATTCTTAGCTGGGAAACCACTTGTAAAAGAACTTGTTCAAGAAACATATAAACTAGGTGCTTTTCCATACGTACAACTTGCAGACGAAGAGATTTCACGTGCTTTAATGATGGGGTCAACAAGAGAACATTCTGAGGCACAGTTGAAATGGGATCTGACACGTATTGAGGATATCGATGCGTATATTTCCATTCAATGTAAAAATAATGATGCAGAATTCTCAGAAGTTCCAAGTGAAATCTTCCAGATGAAAGCGGAGATTAATAAGCCTGTTCAAAATATGATCATCAACGACCGCCAATGGGTATTATTAAACTACCCAACAACAGGTCTCGCGCAAATGGCAAAAATGAGCTTAGAAAAGTTCACTGATTTTGTGCTTGATGTGTGTAACGTTGATTATAAAGCGATGGCTGAAGCGCAAAAACCACTTCATGCATTGATGGAAAGAACAGATAAAGTTCGCATCACGTCTCCAGGAACTGATCTGACGTTCTCGATCAAAGGCATCCCAGCCGTAATGTGCGCAGGTGAGAATAACATTCCTGATGGTGAAGTCTTTACGGCACCAGTAAAAGACAGTGTGAATGGAACCATTACCTATAACACGCCTTGCCCTTATCACGGTACAACGTTTAACAACGTAAAACTTACATTTAAAGATGGGAAAATCGTGGAGGCCACTTCTGACAATACAGAAAAACTAAATGAAATCTTCAATACCGATGAAGGTGCTCGTTATGTTGGAGAATTTGCGATCGGTGTAAATCCTCTGATCCAGCATCCAATGGGAGATATCTTATTTGATGAAAAGATAGGCGGCAGCATTCACTTCACGCCTGGAAGAGCGTATCAAGATGCATACAACGGAAACGAATCAGGGATCCACTGGGATATGGTATTGATCCAGCGTCCAGAGTACGGCGGTGGAGAGATCTACTTTGACGATGTATTGATCAGAAAAGACGGCTTGTTCGTACTGCCAGAACTTCAAGGGTTGAATCCTGAGAACCTAAAATAA
- a CDS encoding D-2-hydroxyacid dehydrogenase, producing the protein MILSSARLRDEIKEEIKNKFPEEEFHFYNNMKEAKAYLNQAEVLVSYGEDLTDELVAEAKALKWIMVISAGLDKMPFNALEKQGVLITNARGIHKTPMAEYTISMMLHVSRKANILLENQKQHIWDRKVPMTEVSGKTLGILGTGAIGCEIARLAKAFNMKTIGFNRSGHPAENCDVIVDKEGISTLYEESDFIVNVLPSTPQTYQFVGKNAFSLMKPNAVFINIGRGKTVDEEELIHVLQDEKIGHAVLDVFEKEPLKEESPLWDLKNVTVTPHLSGISPQYQERAIEIFCDNLTLFRKDKQEEMINIIPFDRGY; encoded by the coding sequence ATGATTCTTTCAAGCGCACGTTTACGAGATGAGATAAAGGAAGAGATAAAGAACAAGTTCCCGGAAGAAGAATTTCACTTTTATAATAATATGAAAGAAGCTAAGGCGTATCTTAATCAAGCAGAAGTCTTAGTATCCTATGGAGAAGATCTTACTGATGAGTTGGTCGCTGAAGCAAAAGCATTAAAATGGATCATGGTCATTTCAGCCGGCCTTGATAAAATGCCTTTCAATGCTTTAGAAAAACAAGGTGTTCTAATCACCAACGCAAGAGGCATCCACAAAACCCCTATGGCAGAATATACGATCTCTATGATGCTGCACGTGTCACGTAAAGCAAATATACTTTTAGAAAATCAGAAACAGCATATCTGGGATCGGAAAGTTCCGATGACTGAGGTCTCCGGGAAGACGCTTGGTATCTTGGGAACAGGAGCAATCGGATGCGAGATAGCAAGACTTGCGAAAGCTTTTAACATGAAAACCATCGGGTTTAACAGAAGTGGGCATCCGGCTGAAAACTGTGATGTTATCGTGGATAAAGAAGGAATCTCTACGCTTTATGAAGAAAGTGATTTTATCGTCAATGTGCTCCCATCAACACCACAGACTTATCAGTTCGTTGGAAAGAATGCCTTCTCTTTAATGAAACCAAACGCCGTATTCATTAATATCGGAAGAGGAAAAACGGTAGATGAAGAAGAGTTGATCCATGTATTACAAGACGAGAAGATTGGCCACGCCGTTCTAGATGTGTTTGAAAAAGAACCGCTAAAAGAGGAAAGCCCTTTATGGGATTTAAAGAACGTAACGGTGACACCGCACCTTTCGGGGATTTCACCTCAATACCAAGAAAGAGCGATCGAGATCTTTTGTGATAATCTAACTCTATTTAGAAAAGATAAGCAAGAAGAGATGATCAATATCATTCCATTTGACCGGGGGTATTAA
- a CDS encoding cob(I)yrinic acid a,c-diamide adenosyltransferase, translated as MKIYTKTGDKGTTSLIFGERVSKNDVRVDAYGTCDEANSMIGFGVSLLPKEEWAETATTVMQKVQTVLFHVGAELATPAGKEVAWKLKDEDISFLEETIDEWQAGLKPLKQFILPGGSPSASALHTARTIARRAERIAVEIEGVNPLVLSYLNRLSDFLFVAARYVNQQMKVNEPVLHEDHS; from the coding sequence ATGAAAATATACACAAAGACTGGAGATAAAGGAACAACATCCTTAATCTTTGGTGAACGCGTTTCTAAAAATGATGTACGCGTAGACGCATATGGTACGTGTGATGAAGCAAATAGCATGATTGGATTTGGTGTAAGTTTGCTGCCTAAGGAAGAATGGGCGGAGACTGCTACGACGGTTATGCAAAAAGTTCAGACTGTCCTTTTCCATGTTGGAGCTGAACTAGCTACTCCAGCAGGGAAAGAAGTAGCATGGAAATTAAAAGATGAAGATATCTCATTTCTTGAAGAGACGATTGATGAATGGCAAGCAGGACTGAAACCTTTAAAGCAGTTCATACTTCCCGGAGGATCTCCATCTGCAAGTGCACTTCATACGGCAAGAACAATTGCGAGGCGAGCAGAACGTATTGCTGTAGAAATAGAAGGTGTGAATCCACTTGTGTTGTCTTATCTGAACAGACTTTCTGATTTCCTTTTTGTTGCGGCACGTTACGTAAATCAACAAATGAAAGTGAACGAACCAGTTCTACACGAAGATCATTCATAA
- the perR gene encoding peroxide-responsive transcriptional repressor PerR: MSSAKINAAIDNLKSVGVRITPQRHAILEHLIQSMSHPTADEIYKALEGKFPNMSVATVYNNLRVFKEAGLVKELTYGDSSSRFDCVTTDHYHIICDSCGKIVDFHYPGLDEVESLAESVTGFDVGRHRMEIYGVCPDCKRKH; encoded by the coding sequence ATGTCAAGCGCTAAAATAAATGCGGCAATCGACAACTTAAAATCAGTGGGTGTACGCATTACACCTCAGCGTCATGCTATCTTAGAGCATCTTATCCAATCAATGTCCCATCCCACAGCTGATGAGATTTACAAAGCGCTGGAGGGAAAGTTTCCAAATATGAGTGTAGCAACAGTCTACAATAACCTTAGAGTATTTAAAGAAGCGGGTCTTGTAAAAGAACTCACTTATGGGGATTCATCAAGCCGATTTGATTGTGTGACGACGGATCATTATCATATTATCTGTGACTCATGCGGAAAGATTGTGGATTTTCATTATCCAGGTCTTGATGAAGTTGAGAGTCTAGCAGAATCTGTAACAGGCTTTGATGTAGGACGACACCGTATGGAAATTTACGGAGTATGCCCGGATTGCAAAAGAAAACATTAA
- a CDS encoding YgzB family protein, translating to MIKYTSKINKIRTFALSLVFIGIIIMYAGLFFKTSFVVMSIFMVIGFIATIASAGVYFWIGMISTQAVQVVCPNCGKVTKVLGRVDACMSCNQPLTMDKGLEGEEFDEKYNSKRQMRKENR from the coding sequence ATGATAAAGTATACGAGCAAAATTAATAAAATACGTACGTTCGCGTTAAGCCTTGTATTTATAGGTATTATCATCATGTATGCAGGCCTGTTTTTCAAGACAAGTTTTGTCGTTATGTCTATTTTTATGGTGATTGGTTTTATCGCAACGATCGCCAGTGCTGGTGTTTACTTCTGGATCGGTATGATTTCTACTCAGGCTGTACAGGTTGTTTGCCCGAACTGTGGAAAAGTAACGAAAGTACTCGGCCGGGTAGATGCATGTATGTCGTGTAACCAGCCACTTACGATGGATAAAGGTCTTGAGGGCGAAGAATTTGATGAAAAATACAACTCTAAACGCCAAATGCGCAAAGAGAATAGATAA
- a CDS encoding nucleotidyltransferase-like protein, whose product MEDILRPLYQERASNENTLGVLFVEKNKPFSPGTDHFDSILLIIVKESDQPLMIKHYEFESTSAALHIVTEQLLNSWLMLGTNRRAVDWVMNGKVLFNRNEYITRLRDRLHEFPAEERTHKIGLEFAKLLRRYNDGKELFHSGHYLDAFNNIMHALHHLARLSVIEHGYYPEVTVWNQVKMIQPEIFKLYEELVTGEETIDKRIELLLLASEFSLSSKTKLGAHHLLGIIKQKDEWAYHELMEHEEVQDYAIDLPMILTHLKDKGYIKGIKRETKSKNLYHRYYSIKE is encoded by the coding sequence ATGGAAGATATTTTACGCCCGCTGTATCAGGAGAGAGCAAGCAATGAAAACACATTAGGGGTGCTTTTTGTTGAGAAAAATAAACCATTCAGCCCTGGCACGGATCACTTTGATTCGATACTTCTTATTATAGTAAAAGAATCCGATCAACCTTTGATGATCAAACACTACGAGTTTGAGTCTACTTCAGCTGCGCTTCACATCGTGACAGAACAACTGCTGAATTCTTGGTTGATGCTTGGAACGAACAGAAGAGCGGTTGATTGGGTAATGAACGGGAAAGTCCTATTTAATCGAAATGAGTACATAACAAGATTAAGAGACCGACTTCATGAGTTTCCGGCTGAAGAGAGAACTCATAAGATTGGTCTTGAATTTGCAAAATTACTTCGCCGTTATAACGACGGAAAAGAACTCTTTCACTCTGGCCATTATTTAGATGCATTCAATAACATCATGCACGCTCTTCACCATCTTGCTCGTTTATCTGTTATTGAGCATGGATACTATCCAGAAGTTACAGTTTGGAACCAGGTGAAGATGATTCAGCCTGAGATCTTTAAGTTGTATGAAGAGCTTGTAACAGGAGAAGAAACGATTGATAAAAGAATCGAACTACTATTATTAGCATCAGAGTTCTCCCTTTCTTCTAAAACAAAACTAGGTGCGCATCATCTGTTGGGTATTATTAAACAAAAAGATGAGTGGGCTTATCATGAATTGATGGAGCACGAAGAGGTTCAAGACTATGCGATCGACCTTCCAATGATTCTTACGCACTTAAAAGACAAGGGTTATATTAAGGGAATCAAGCGGGAAACCAAGAGCAAAAACCTGTATCACCGTTACTACTCAATAAAAGAATAA